The Gavia stellata isolate bGavSte3 chromosome 1, bGavSte3.hap2, whole genome shotgun sequence genome has a segment encoding these proteins:
- the GJA3 gene encoding gap junction alpha-3 protein, which yields MGDWSFLGRLLENAQEHSTVIGKVWLTVLFIFRILVLGAAAEEVWGDEQSDFTCNTQQPGCENVCYDKAFPISHIRFWVLQIIFVSTPTLIYLGHVLHIVRMEEKRKEKEELKKRGSIKDSNYPGAAASGSGGGGGSNNIKDPFGKRGKEKLPIRDERGRIRMGGALLRTYIFNIIFKTLFEVGFIVGQYFLYGFELKPVYQCSRSPCPHTVDCFISRPTEKTIFIIFMLVVASVSLLLNMLEIYHLGWKKLKQGMTSRYSLEMPVATMTPVMITGESKPVALPPPAPPMVVTTAAPLPVLPDTRAVTPLLAPVTMAPYYAAASPRPRPPSNTASMASYPVAPLVPEERHHAVTPTPISTPVTIPTPMPTPTPAVINYFNSNSHALAVEQNWVNMAAEQQGKAPSSSAGSSTPSSVRHPLPEQEEPLEQLLPPPAGPPVAAANSGSSTSLSGASVSKWDVEGEEELSEERPISAACTTVEMHEPPLLVDTRRLSRASKSSSCRARSDDLAV from the coding sequence ATGGGTGACTGGAGCTTTCTGGGGAGACTGTTAGAGAATGCGCAGGAGCACTCCACGGTTATTGGCAAGGTTTGGCTGACAGTACTGTTTATCTTCAGGATACtggtgctgggggctgctgctgaggaggtCTGGGGAGACGAGCAGTCGGACTTTACATGCAACACTCAGCAACCTGGTTGCGAAAATGTTTGCTATGACAAAGCCTTCCCCATTTCTCACATTCGCTTCTGGGTGCTGCAGATCATTTTTGTCTCCACTCCAACCCTCATCTACTTGGGCCATGTGCTGCACATTGTACgcatggaggagaagaggaaagagaaagaagagttgAAAAAAAGGGGAAGCATCAAAGACAGCAACtacccaggagcagcagcatctggcAGTGGTGGTGGAGGAGGCAGCAATAACATCAAGGATCCTTTTGGCaaaagggggaaggagaagctCCCGATACGTGACGAACGAGGTAGAATCCGTATGGGGGGTGCCCTGCTCCGTACCTACATCTTCAACATCATTTTCAAGACACTGTTTGAGGTGGGCTTCATTGTGGGCCAGTACTTCCTATATGGCTTTGAGCTAAAGCCGGTCTACCAGTGCAGTCGCTCACCTTGCCCACACACTGTGGACTGCTTCATCTCAAGGCCCACTGAGAAGAccatcttcatcatcttcatgttGGTGGTGGCCTCTGTCTCCCTGCTGCTGAACATGCTTGAGATATATCACTTGGGGTGGAAGAAGCTTAAGCAGGGCATGACAAGCCGGTACAGCCTTGAGATGCCTGTCGCAACAATGACACCAGTCATGATAACAGGGGAGTCCaaacctgttgccctgcccCCACCCGCACCACCCATGGTGGTAACAACTGCCGCGCCCCTCCCTGTTCTGCCTGACACCCGCGCTGTCACACCGCTGCTGGCCCCAGTGACCATGGCACCGTACTATGCTGCGGCTTCTCCAAGACCACGGCCCCCTTCCAACACGGCCTCCATGGCCAGCTACCCTGTTGCTCCACTAGTTCCTGAAGAGAGGCACCATGCTGTGACTCCCACACCCATCTCCACTCCCGTCACCATCCCGACCCCCATGCCCACGCCCACACCAGCTGTCATCAACTACTTCAACAGCAACAGCCATGCCCTGGCGGTCGAGCAGAACTGGGTCAACatggcagctgagcagcagggGAAGGCGCCCTCCAGCTCGGCGGGCTCCTCTACTCCCAGCAGTGTCCGGCATCCCCTTCCGGAGCAGGAAGAGCCACTGGAGCAGCTACTCCCACCCCCAGCTGGGCCGCCCGTTGCTGCAGCCAACAgcggcagcagcaccagcctgaGTGGGGCAAGCGTCAGCAAGTGGGATGTGGAGGGTGAGGAAGAGCTGTCAGAGGAACGGCCCATCTCAGCTGCCTGCACCACTGTGGAGATGCATGAGCCACCACTGCTTGTAGACACACGGCGCTTGAGCAGGGCCAGTAAGTCgagcagctgcagagccaggTCAGATGACCTGGCCGTGTAG